From the Streptomyces nigrescens genome, one window contains:
- a CDS encoding Uma2 family endonuclease, whose amino-acid sequence MAAAHDQHIEEYFAAFEPPEGFRAELLRREILLSSGTDIVHNRIVSEVTGQIPRDGRHRFATLHLSLPGELSKPQPDLVVLERGRGEGSGWLVPASDVTLLLEVVSLRSADRDYGLKRSIYAAGSVPAYLIIDPYDARCVLLTEPDGAGEDADYEVQRTVPFGVPLRIDALGTTLETSRFGTLPAVTRHRRP is encoded by the coding sequence TTGGCCGCAGCGCACGATCAGCACATCGAGGAGTACTTCGCGGCGTTCGAGCCGCCAGAGGGTTTCCGGGCGGAGCTCCTGCGCCGGGAGATTCTGCTGAGCAGCGGGACGGATATCGTCCACAACAGGATCGTCAGCGAGGTGACGGGCCAGATTCCGCGCGACGGCCGGCACAGGTTCGCGACGCTGCACCTCTCGCTTCCGGGGGAGCTCAGCAAGCCACAGCCCGACCTCGTGGTGCTGGAGCGCGGAAGGGGCGAGGGTTCCGGATGGCTCGTACCCGCTTCGGACGTGACGCTGTTGCTCGAGGTGGTTTCCCTGCGCAGCGCCGACCGCGACTACGGCCTGAAGCGCTCCATCTATGCCGCCGGGAGCGTCCCCGCGTATTTGATCATCGACCCGTATGACGCCCGCTGCGTACTGCTGACGGAACCGGACGGCGCGGGAGAGGACGCCGACTACGAGGTGCAGCGCACCGTCCCGTTCGGTGTTCCCCTCCGCATCGACGCCCTCGGCACCACGCTGGAGACCTCGCGGTTCGGCACTCTTCCTGCCGTCACCCGCCACCGCCGGCCGTGA
- the rpsT gene encoding 30S ribosomal protein S20 — protein MANIKSQMKRIKTNEKARQRNKAVKSTLKTAIRRTREAVEAGDLQKATTAQAAAAKTLDKAVSKGVIHKNAAANKKSALAKKVASLKG, from the coding sequence GTGGCGAACATCAAGTCCCAGATGAAGCGGATCAAGACCAACGAGAAGGCTCGTCAGCGCAACAAGGCTGTCAAGTCCACTCTGAAGACCGCGATCCGTCGCACCCGCGAGGCCGTCGAGGCCGGTGACCTGCAGAAGGCCACCACCGCCCAGGCCGCCGCTGCCAAGACGCTCGACAAGGCCGTCAGCAAGGGTGTCATCCACAAGAACGCCGCCGCCAACAAGAAGTCGGCGCTGGCGAAGAAGGTCGCGTCCCTCAAGGGCTGA
- the hrcA gene encoding heat-inducible transcriptional repressor HrcA has translation MLSERRLEVLRAIVQDYVGTEEPVGSKALTERHQLGVSPATVRNDMAVLEDEGFIAQPHTSAGRIPTDKGYRLFVDKLAGVKPLSSPERRAIQNFLDGAVDLDDVVGRTVRLLAQLTRQVAVVQYPSLTRSTVRHVELLALAPARLMLVLITDTGRVEQRLIDCQAPFGETSLADLRARLNSRVVGRRFADVPQLVQDLPESFEQDDRGTVSTVLSVLLETLVEETEERLMIGGTANLTRFGHDFPLTIRPVLEALEEHVVMLKLLGEAKDSGMTVRIGHENAHEGLASTSVVTVGYGSGDEAVAKLGVVGPTRMDYPGTMGAVRAVARYVGQILAES, from the coding sequence ATGCTCAGTGAACGCAGGCTCGAAGTGCTGCGCGCCATCGTCCAGGACTATGTGGGGACGGAGGAGCCGGTCGGCTCCAAGGCCCTCACCGAACGCCATCAGCTCGGTGTCTCCCCGGCCACCGTCCGCAACGACATGGCGGTCCTGGAGGACGAGGGCTTCATCGCCCAGCCGCACACGAGTGCCGGGCGGATCCCGACCGACAAGGGCTACCGCCTGTTCGTCGACAAGCTGGCCGGTGTGAAGCCGCTGTCCAGCCCGGAGCGGCGGGCGATCCAGAATTTCCTGGACGGCGCCGTCGACCTCGACGACGTGGTGGGCCGCACGGTCCGGCTGCTGGCGCAGCTGACCCGGCAGGTCGCGGTCGTGCAGTACCCGTCCCTGACCCGGTCCACGGTCCGGCACGTCGAGCTGCTGGCGCTGGCCCCGGCCCGGCTGATGCTGGTGCTGATCACGGACACCGGGCGGGTCGAGCAGCGGCTCATCGACTGCCAGGCACCGTTCGGCGAGACCTCGCTGGCGGATCTGCGGGCCCGGCTCAACAGCCGGGTCGTGGGGCGCCGGTTCGCGGATGTGCCGCAGTTGGTGCAGGATCTCCCGGAGTCCTTCGAGCAGGACGACCGCGGCACGGTCTCGACAGTGCTGTCGGTGTTGCTGGAGACTTTGGTGGAGGAAACCGAAGAGCGGCTGATGATCGGCGGTACCGCCAATCTCACGCGATTCGGGCACGATTTCCCGCTGACCATCCGGCCGGTGCTGGAGGCCCTTGAGGAGCATGTGGTGATGCTCAAGCTGCTCGGCGAGGCCAAGGACTCGGGCATGACCGTACGTATCGGGCATGAGAATGCCCATGAAGGCCTGGCGTCCACATCGGTCGTCACGGTCGGCTACGGTTCGGGCGACGAGGCAGTCGCCAAACTCGGCGTGGTCGGACCGACCCGCATGGACTACCCCGGAACGATGGGAGCGGTACGCGCAGTGGCACGTTACGTCGGACAAATCCTCGCGGAGTCGTAA
- a CDS encoding AMP-dependent synthetase/ligase: MTDTHTLIENRPPSVAHLFLERVAATPDIEAYRYPVPPSTGKGPDDWKAISWSQAAERVYAVAAGLIALGVHPEERVALAANTRVEWILADLGVLCSGAATTTVYPSTNAEETAYILADSGSRVLIAEDAGQLAKARAQRAELPELAHVVVIDEAGAEPAEGDPEGWVLTLAELEKRGTAYLEEHPECVKERVAALRADQLATLIYTSGTTGRPKGVRLPHDCWSYMARAIQSTGLVHEDDVQYLWLPLAHVFGKVLTAGQIATGQVIAVDGRVDKIIENLPVVRPTYMAAVPRIFEKVYNGVAAKARAGGAARYKIFQWAAEVAREYAKVSQDNFRRTGSASVPFALGVKHKVADTLVYTKLREAFGGRLRAAVSGSAALSPEIGYFFSGAGIHILEGYGLTESSAASFVNPGEAYRTGTVGKPLPGTEVRIADDGEILLRGPGIMQGYHGLPDKTAEVLEEDGWFHTGDIGELSPDGYLRITDRKKDLIKTSGGKYIAPAEVEGQFKAVCPFVSNVLVHGANRNFCTALIALDEPTILTWAKEHGLGGKSYAEVVATDQARELIDGYVERVNEGLQRWQQIRKFRLLPRDLDIEHGEVTPSLKIKRPVVERTFKDLLDEMYAGAREA, encoded by the coding sequence GTGACGGACACCCACACGCTGATCGAAAACCGGCCGCCTTCGGTGGCACACCTCTTCCTGGAGCGGGTCGCGGCCACGCCCGATATCGAGGCCTATCGCTATCCGGTCCCGCCTTCGACGGGGAAGGGCCCGGACGACTGGAAGGCGATCAGCTGGTCCCAGGCCGCGGAGCGGGTCTACGCCGTGGCCGCCGGGCTCATCGCGCTCGGCGTACACCCCGAGGAGCGGGTGGCGCTGGCCGCCAACACCCGCGTCGAGTGGATCCTCGCCGACCTCGGGGTGCTCTGCTCCGGCGCCGCCACCACCACGGTCTACCCCAGCACCAACGCCGAGGAGACCGCCTACATCCTGGCCGACTCCGGCAGCCGGGTGCTGATCGCGGAGGACGCCGGACAGCTCGCCAAGGCCCGCGCGCAGCGCGCTGAGCTGCCCGAGCTGGCGCATGTCGTCGTCATCGACGAGGCGGGCGCGGAGCCCGCCGAGGGCGATCCGGAGGGCTGGGTGCTCACCCTCGCCGAGCTGGAGAAGCGCGGCACCGCCTATCTGGAGGAGCACCCGGAGTGCGTCAAGGAGCGGGTCGCCGCGCTGCGCGCCGACCAGCTGGCCACGCTCATCTACACCTCCGGTACCACCGGCCGCCCCAAGGGCGTCCGGCTGCCGCACGACTGCTGGTCGTACATGGCCCGCGCGATTCAGTCGACGGGCCTGGTGCATGAGGACGATGTGCAGTACCTCTGGCTGCCGCTGGCGCATGTCTTCGGCAAGGTGCTCACCGCCGGGCAGATCGCCACCGGCCAGGTGATCGCCGTGGACGGCCGGGTCGACAAGATCATCGAGAATCTGCCGGTCGTCCGCCCCACGTACATGGCGGCCGTCCCGCGGATCTTCGAGAAGGTCTACAACGGGGTCGCGGCCAAGGCCCGGGCGGGCGGCGCCGCCCGGTACAAGATCTTCCAGTGGGCGGCCGAGGTGGCCCGCGAGTACGCCAAGGTCTCGCAGGACAACTTCCGCCGCACCGGCAGCGCCTCGGTGCCGTTCGCGCTCGGCGTCAAGCACAAGGTCGCCGACACTCTCGTCTACACCAAGCTGCGGGAGGCGTTCGGCGGCCGGCTGCGCGCCGCGGTCTCCGGCTCGGCCGCGCTCTCGCCGGAGATCGGCTACTTCTTCTCCGGCGCCGGTATCCACATCCTGGAGGGCTACGGCCTGACGGAGTCCAGCGCCGCCAGCTTCGTCAACCCCGGCGAGGCCTACCGCACCGGAACGGTCGGCAAGCCGCTGCCCGGCACCGAGGTGCGGATCGCCGACGACGGCGAGATCCTGCTGCGCGGCCCCGGCATCATGCAGGGCTACCACGGCCTGCCCGACAAGACCGCCGAGGTCCTGGAGGAGGACGGCTGGTTCCACACCGGCGACATCGGCGAGCTCTCCCCGGACGGCTATCTGCGGATCACCGACCGCAAGAAGGACCTGATCAAGACCTCGGGCGGCAAGTACATCGCACCGGCCGAGGTGGAGGGCCAGTTCAAGGCGGTCTGTCCGTTCGTCTCCAATGTGCTGGTGCACGGCGCCAACCGGAACTTCTGCACCGCGCTGATCGCCCTCGACGAGCCGACGATCCTGACCTGGGCCAAGGAGCACGGCCTGGGCGGCAAGAGCTACGCCGAGGTCGTCGCCACCGACCAGGCCCGGGAGCTGATCGACGGCTATGTCGAGCGGGTCAACGAGGGGCTGCAGCGCTGGCAGCAGATCCGCAAGTTCCGGCTGCTGCCGCGTGACCTGGACATCGAGCACGGCGAGGTGACCCCCAGCCTCAAGATCAAGCGGCCCGTGGTGGAGCGGACGTTCAAGGATCTGCTCGACGAGATGTACGCGGGGGCGCGCGAGGCGTAG
- a CDS encoding ATP-binding SpoIIE family protein phosphatase yields MRTTTSSPRDDDVTAARTTRADGFPGGPAAGPADGPAVRSRRASLPGDPQAAAAARRFVRATFADWAGRQLTGAEGLTDRLADEAELLVSELVTNAVVHAGTTVELRCRLDPEAGRDGGAEPYRGRNGEPYEAPHRETAAATGAGADGASGPGIVIEVSDHHPTQPVRARAESAASENGGHGLQLISAVAESWGVTYRRAMKTVWFRLPVGGADGAGWPEPEFTLDHQLLQCELRAAELLAPAPRRAARPEPGTGRIDNGALSFLAEASDLLSAQLDADQVAALAAQLIVPRLAEWCAVWLYDGDSGAPGRGIAPAGDEQRLAGVWHTSESRIDALRTALEKQPPELPGGGASGSAPGIVPWPWPYEPGGYGPGGAALACPLVAGGRRLGTLLLGRGGLPHFPDEAVGLIEDLCRRVARAVATARAYSRQERISQVLQRRLLPRGRAQVPGVESAVVYEPREGAWAGGDFWDLFDAGDGRWCFALGDVCGSGPEAAAVTGLARPVLRLLARDGFGVAAVLDRLNKTMAREAADSVAAVAAAVAAAGAGAEAPVEIREEGEQARFLSLLYGEIVPYPGGSGGARCTLASAGHPLPLVLGTDGAVRVVAAPQMLLGVVEDAAYVSESFDLCPGETLLCVTDGVTERRSGRRLFDDEDGLATALAAGAGLGATALADHIRSTVHAFGPTPPDDDLALLVLQASGPGVS; encoded by the coding sequence ATGAGGACGACCACTTCGTCTCCACGGGACGACGACGTCACGGCGGCGCGCACGACGAGGGCGGACGGGTTCCCCGGCGGACCCGCGGCCGGGCCTGCCGACGGTCCCGCCGTCCGTTCCCGTCGGGCCAGCCTGCCTGGTGATCCGCAGGCCGCTGCCGCCGCCCGGCGCTTCGTCCGGGCCACCTTCGCCGACTGGGCCGGACGGCAGCTGACCGGCGCGGAGGGCCTGACCGACCGGCTCGCGGACGAAGCGGAGCTGCTGGTCAGCGAGTTGGTCACGAACGCGGTCGTGCACGCGGGCACCACCGTCGAACTCCGCTGCCGGCTGGATCCGGAGGCCGGGCGGGACGGCGGCGCGGAGCCGTACCGGGGCCGCAACGGGGAGCCGTACGAGGCGCCGCACCGGGAAACGGCGGCCGCCACGGGAGCCGGCGCCGACGGCGCATCCGGTCCCGGCATCGTCATCGAGGTCTCCGACCACCACCCCACCCAGCCGGTCCGCGCCCGTGCGGAGAGCGCCGCCTCGGAGAACGGCGGGCACGGGCTCCAGCTGATCAGCGCGGTCGCCGAATCCTGGGGCGTCACCTACCGCCGGGCCATGAAGACCGTGTGGTTCCGGCTGCCCGTGGGGGGCGCGGACGGCGCCGGGTGGCCCGAGCCGGAGTTCACCCTCGACCACCAGCTGCTGCAGTGCGAGCTGCGGGCCGCCGAGCTCCTCGCCCCGGCGCCGCGCCGGGCCGCCCGGCCGGAACCCGGCACCGGCCGGATCGACAACGGCGCCCTCTCCTTCCTCGCCGAGGCCTCCGACCTGCTCTCCGCCCAGCTCGACGCCGACCAAGTCGCCGCGCTCGCCGCCCAGTTGATCGTGCCCCGGCTCGCCGAATGGTGCGCGGTGTGGCTGTACGACGGCGACAGCGGCGCACCCGGCCGGGGGATCGCCCCGGCCGGCGACGAGCAGCGGCTCGCCGGCGTCTGGCACACCAGCGAGAGCCGGATCGACGCGCTGCGCACCGCGCTGGAGAAGCAGCCGCCGGAACTCCCGGGCGGTGGCGCGTCCGGCAGCGCGCCGGGCATCGTTCCCTGGCCCTGGCCGTACGAACCGGGCGGCTACGGCCCCGGCGGCGCCGCACTGGCCTGCCCCCTGGTCGCCGGCGGCCGGCGGCTCGGCACCCTGCTGCTCGGCCGGGGCGGACTGCCGCACTTCCCCGACGAGGCGGTCGGGCTGATCGAGGACCTGTGCCGCCGGGTCGCCCGCGCGGTCGCCACCGCCCGCGCCTACAGCCGCCAGGAGCGCATCAGCCAGGTCCTGCAGCGCCGGCTGCTGCCCCGGGGGCGGGCGCAGGTGCCCGGCGTGGAGTCGGCGGTGGTCTACGAGCCGCGCGAGGGCGCCTGGGCGGGCGGCGACTTCTGGGACCTCTTCGACGCCGGGGACGGCCGCTGGTGCTTCGCGCTCGGCGATGTCTGCGGCAGCGGCCCCGAGGCGGCCGCGGTGACCGGGCTGGCCCGGCCGGTGCTGCGGCTGCTGGCCCGCGACGGCTTCGGTGTCGCGGCGGTGCTCGACCGGCTCAACAAGACCATGGCGCGCGAGGCCGCGGACTCGGTCGCGGCGGTCGCGGCGGCGGTCGCGGCGGCCGGTGCCGGGGCGGAGGCACCGGTCGAGATCCGCGAGGAGGGCGAACAGGCCCGCTTCCTGTCCCTGCTCTACGGCGAGATCGTCCCCTACCCCGGCGGCTCCGGCGGCGCCCGCTGCACCCTCGCCAGCGCCGGGCATCCGCTGCCGCTGGTCCTGGGCACGGACGGCGCGGTCCGGGTCGTGGCGGCGCCGCAGATGCTGCTGGGGGTGGTCGAGGACGCCGCGTACGTCAGCGAATCGTTCGACCTCTGCCCGGGGGAAACGCTTCTGTGCGTCACCGACGGGGTGACCGAGCGGCGCTCGGGGCGGCGGCTCTTCGACGACGAGGACGGACTGGCCACCGCCCTCGCCGCGGGCGCCGGCCTGGGCGCCACCGCCCTCGCGGACCACATCCGCAGCACCGTCCACGCCTTCGGCCCCACCCCGCCCGACGACGACCTGGCCCTGCTGGTCCTCCAGGCGTCGGGGCCCGGGGTGTCCTGA
- the lepA gene encoding translation elongation factor 4 encodes MPATPTNVPEPSRTDPALLRNFCIIAHIDHGKSTLADRMLQLTGVVDQRQMRAQYLDRMDIERERGITIKSQAVRLPWDPSEGEEGSGTTHILNMIDTPGHVDFTYEVSRSLAACEGCILLVDAAQGIEAQTLANLYLAMEHDLTIIPVLNKIDLPAAQPEKFAAELANLVGCEPEDVLRVSAKTGVGVAELLDKVVREVPAPVGVKDAPARAMIFDSVYDAYRGVVTYVKVVDGTLSKRERIRMMSTGAAHELLEIGTNSPEMKAADGLSVGEVGYLITGVKDVRQSKVGDTITQLTKGAQEPLGGYKDPKPMVFSGLYPLDGSDYPELRDALDKLQLNDAALVYEPETSAALGFGFRVGFLGLLHLEVIRERLEREFGLDLIATAPNVVYRVDMEDGAEHEVTNPSEFPTGKIDKVHEPVVRATILAPSEFIGAIMELCQNRRGNLLGMDYLSEDRVEIRYTLPLAEVVFDFFDQLKSKTRGYASLDYEPTGEQVADLVKVDILLHGDKVDAFSAICHKDKAYAYGVRLVAKLRELIPRQSFEVPIQAAIGSRVIARETVRAIRKDVLAKCYGGDISRKRKLLEKQKEGKKRMKMVGSVEVPQEAFIAVLSSDSDGDAKKK; translated from the coding sequence GTGCCCGCGACCCCTACGAACGTGCCGGAGCCGAGCCGTACCGATCCGGCCCTCCTCCGTAACTTCTGCATCATCGCGCACATCGACCACGGCAAGTCGACGCTCGCCGACCGGATGCTCCAGCTCACCGGTGTCGTCGACCAGCGGCAGATGCGCGCGCAGTACCTCGACCGCATGGACATCGAGCGCGAGCGTGGCATCACGATCAAGTCTCAGGCGGTCCGGCTGCCCTGGGACCCCTCCGAGGGTGAAGAGGGAAGTGGCACGACCCACATCCTCAACATGATCGACACCCCGGGCCACGTCGACTTCACCTACGAGGTCTCCCGCTCGCTCGCCGCGTGCGAGGGCTGCATCCTCCTCGTCGACGCCGCCCAGGGCATCGAGGCCCAGACCCTCGCCAACCTGTACCTGGCGATGGAGCACGACCTCACGATCATTCCCGTCCTCAACAAGATCGACCTGCCGGCCGCGCAGCCCGAGAAGTTCGCCGCCGAGCTGGCCAATCTGGTCGGCTGCGAGCCCGAGGACGTGCTGAGGGTCTCCGCCAAGACCGGCGTCGGCGTGGCCGAGCTGCTGGACAAGGTCGTCCGCGAGGTGCCGGCCCCGGTCGGCGTCAAGGACGCCCCCGCCCGCGCGATGATCTTCGACTCGGTCTACGACGCCTACCGCGGTGTCGTGACCTACGTGAAGGTCGTCGACGGCACGCTCAGCAAGCGCGAGCGCATCAGGATGATGTCGACCGGCGCCGCGCACGAGCTGCTGGAAATCGGCACGAACTCCCCGGAGATGAAGGCCGCCGACGGTCTGTCCGTCGGTGAGGTCGGCTATCTGATCACCGGTGTGAAGGACGTCCGGCAGTCCAAGGTGGGTGACACGATCACCCAGCTCACCAAGGGGGCCCAGGAGCCGCTCGGCGGCTACAAGGACCCCAAGCCGATGGTGTTCTCGGGCCTGTACCCCCTGGACGGCTCGGACTACCCGGAGCTGCGTGACGCGCTGGACAAGCTGCAGCTCAACGACGCCGCGCTGGTCTACGAACCGGAGACCTCCGCGGCCCTGGGCTTCGGCTTCCGCGTCGGCTTCCTGGGTCTGCTGCACCTGGAGGTCATCCGCGAGCGCCTGGAGCGCGAGTTCGGCCTCGATCTGATCGCCACCGCGCCGAACGTGGTCTACCGCGTCGACATGGAGGACGGGGCCGAGCACGAGGTCACCAACCCGAGCGAGTTCCCGACGGGCAAGATCGACAAGGTGCACGAGCCGGTCGTCCGGGCCACGATCCTGGCGCCCAGCGAGTTCATCGGCGCGATCATGGAGCTGTGCCAGAACCGCCGCGGCAACCTCCTCGGCATGGACTACCTCTCCGAGGACCGCGTCGAGATCCGCTACACGCTGCCGCTCGCCGAGGTCGTCTTCGACTTCTTCGACCAGCTCAAGTCCAAGACCCGCGGCTATGCCTCGCTGGACTACGAGCCCACCGGTGAGCAGGTGGCCGACCTGGTCAAGGTCGACATCCTGCTGCACGGTGACAAGGTCGACGCGTTCTCCGCGATCTGCCACAAGGACAAGGCGTACGCATACGGCGTGCGGCTGGTGGCCAAGCTGCGGGAGCTGATCCCCCGGCAGAGCTTCGAGGTGCCGATCCAGGCCGCCATCGGCAGCCGGGTCATCGCCCGTGAGACGGTCCGCGCCATCCGCAAGGACGTCCTCGCCAAGTGCTACGGCGGTGACATCTCCCGTAAGCGGAAGCTGCTGGAGAAGCAGAAGGAAGGCAAGAAGCGGATGAAGATGGTCGGCAGCGTGGAGGTCCCGCAGGAGGCCTTCATCGCGGTCCTGTCCTCGGACTCCGACGGTGACGCGAAGAAGAAGTAG
- a CDS encoding DUF3097 domain-containing protein — translation MQSKRYSPDLTPPWKKQRPAPEVPAEPDLVVEEVTSGFCGAVIRCEKTAQGPTVTLEDRFGKHRVFPMEPRGFLLEGKVVTLVRPQGAPARSGPARTASGSLAVPGARARVARAGRIYVEGRHDAELVERVWGDDLRIEGVVVEYLEGIDDLPVIVRGFSPGPDARLGVLVDHLVPGSKESRIAAEVTGDHALVVGHPYIDIWEAVKPSSVGIAAWPSVPHGQDWKTGVCRALGWPENTGAAWQRILSCVRSYKDLEPALLGRVEELIDFVTAGGGG, via the coding sequence ATGCAGAGCAAGCGCTACAGCCCCGACCTCACCCCTCCCTGGAAGAAGCAGCGGCCCGCACCCGAGGTGCCCGCCGAGCCCGATCTGGTCGTCGAGGAGGTCACCTCGGGTTTCTGCGGCGCCGTGATCCGCTGCGAGAAGACGGCGCAGGGCCCGACGGTCACCCTGGAGGACCGCTTCGGCAAGCACCGCGTCTTTCCCATGGAGCCGCGCGGCTTCCTCCTGGAGGGCAAGGTGGTCACGCTCGTACGCCCCCAGGGCGCGCCGGCGCGGAGCGGCCCCGCACGAACGGCCTCCGGCTCCCTCGCCGTGCCCGGCGCCCGCGCACGGGTCGCCCGCGCCGGGCGCATCTATGTGGAGGGCCGGCACGACGCCGAGCTGGTGGAACGGGTGTGGGGCGACGACCTGCGCATCGAGGGCGTCGTCGTGGAGTACCTGGAGGGCATCGACGACCTGCCGGTGATCGTCCGCGGCTTCTCGCCCGGCCCGGACGCCCGCCTCGGCGTCCTCGTCGACCATCTCGTGCCCGGCTCGAAGGAGTCCCGTATCGCGGCCGAGGTGACCGGGGACCATGCGCTGGTGGTGGGCCACCCCTACATCGACATCTGGGAGGCGGTGAAGCCGTCCTCGGTCGGCATCGCGGCCTGGCCGTCCGTCCCGCACGGGCAGGACTGGAAGACGGGGGTGTGCCGGGCGCTGGGCTGGCCGGAGAACACGGGGGCCGCCTGGCAGCGGATCCTGTCCTGTGTGCGCTCGTACAAGGACCTGGAGCCGGCGCTGCTGGGACGGGTGGAGGAGCTGATCGACTTCGTCACGGCCGGCGGTGGCGGGTGA
- a CDS encoding MBL fold metallo-hydrolase, which translates to MHTAWEEAGWEQLGDGVARRRMPRWDETIGVIAGTTGVMIVDTGATLRDGADLRRAIRGVLGREVTHVALTHPHFDHVLGTAAFAGVEVFGAAGLGELLRRGKDGLRHDAMRHGVGRDAAAEAADLLVAPHHHVHDQLTVELGDRQVLLANVGPGHTAHDLAVLVPGRGGSPEIVFCGDLVEESGEPQAGPDALPQRWPGALDRLLSLGGEDARYVPGHGAVVDASFVRAQRDALAARFGVAPS; encoded by the coding sequence ATGCACACTGCTTGGGAAGAGGCCGGTTGGGAACAGCTCGGTGACGGTGTCGCCAGACGCCGTATGCCGAGGTGGGACGAGACGATCGGGGTGATCGCGGGGACCACCGGCGTCATGATCGTCGACACCGGCGCGACCCTGCGCGACGGCGCGGATCTGCGGCGCGCGATCCGCGGCGTGCTGGGCCGCGAAGTGACGCATGTCGCGCTCACCCACCCGCATTTCGATCATGTGCTGGGCACCGCCGCCTTCGCGGGCGTCGAGGTCTTCGGCGCGGCCGGGCTGGGCGAGCTGCTGCGCCGCGGCAAGGACGGACTGCGGCACGACGCGATGCGGCACGGCGTCGGCCGGGACGCCGCCGCCGAGGCCGCCGATCTGCTGGTCGCCCCGCACCACCACGTCCACGACCAGCTGACCGTGGAGCTCGGCGACCGGCAGGTACTGCTCGCCAACGTCGGCCCCGGTCACACGGCCCACGATCTGGCGGTCCTCGTACCGGGCCGGGGCGGGTCCCCGGAGATCGTCTTCTGCGGCGATCTGGTCGAGGAGTCCGGCGAACCCCAGGCGGGCCCGGACGCGCTGCCGCAGCGGTGGCCCGGCGCACTGGACCGGCTGCTGTCCCTCGGCGGCGAGGACGCACGGTATGTACCCGGCCACGGCGCCGTGGTGGACGCCTCCTTCGTCCGCGCCCAACGGGACGCCCTCGCCGCCCGCTTCGGCGTCGCCCCCTCCTGA
- the hemW gene encoding radical SAM family heme chaperone HemW, whose protein sequence is MPSALPDGEPMPEDGALPGHTPADAAGRPLGFYLHVPYCATRCGYCDFNTYTASELRGSGGALASRDNYADTVVEEIRLARKVLGDDPRPVETVFVGGGTPTLLPAADLGKMLAAIREEFGLAPGAEITTEANPESVDPRYLDELLAGGFNRVSFGMQSARQHVLKILDRTHTPGRPEACVAEARAAGFEHVNLDLIYGTPGETDDDWRASLDAVVGAGPDHVSAYALIVEEGTQLARRIRRGEVPMTDDDVHADRYLIADERLAAAGFTWYEVSNWATTDAARCRHNELYWTGADWWGAGPGAHSHVGGVRWWNVKHPGAYAQALGEGRSPGAGREILSDEDRRVERILLELRLADGCPLDILAPAGARAASRALADGLLEPGPYEAGRAVLTLRGRLLADAVVRDLVD, encoded by the coding sequence ATGCCTTCCGCACTGCCTGATGGTGAGCCGATGCCCGAGGACGGGGCGCTGCCCGGTCATACGCCGGCCGATGCCGCCGGACGCCCCCTCGGCTTCTATCTGCATGTGCCCTACTGCGCGACCCGCTGCGGCTACTGCGACTTCAACACCTACACCGCGAGCGAGCTGCGCGGTTCCGGCGGCGCACTGGCCTCGCGGGACAACTACGCCGACACCGTCGTGGAGGAGATCCGGCTCGCCCGCAAGGTGCTGGGCGACGACCCGCGCCCGGTCGAGACGGTCTTCGTCGGCGGCGGCACCCCGACCCTGCTGCCCGCCGCCGACCTCGGCAAGATGCTGGCCGCGATCCGCGAGGAATTCGGCCTCGCGCCGGGCGCGGAGATCACCACCGAGGCCAACCCGGAGTCCGTCGACCCCCGCTACCTCGACGAGCTGCTGGCGGGCGGCTTCAACCGCGTCTCCTTCGGCATGCAGAGCGCCCGGCAGCACGTCCTGAAGATCCTCGACCGTACGCACACCCCGGGCCGCCCCGAGGCCTGTGTTGCCGAGGCCCGCGCGGCCGGCTTCGAGCACGTCAACCTCGATCTGATCTACGGCACCCCGGGCGAGACCGACGACGACTGGCGCGCCTCCCTCGACGCCGTGGTCGGCGCCGGCCCCGACCATGTCTCCGCCTACGCCCTGATCGTCGAGGAGGGCACCCAGCTGGCCCGCCGGATCCGCCGCGGCGAGGTCCCGATGACCGACGACGACGTGCACGCCGACCGCTACCTCATCGCCGACGAACGCCTCGCCGCGGCAGGTTTCACCTGGTACGAGGTCTCCAACTGGGCCACCACCGACGCCGCCCGCTGCCGCCACAACGAGCTCTACTGGACCGGCGCCGACTGGTGGGGCGCCGGCCCCGGCGCCCACAGCCACGTCGGCGGCGTCCGCTGGTGGAACGTCAAGCACCCCGGCGCCTACGCCCAGGCCCTCGGCGAGGGCCGTTCCCCGGGCGCCGGCCGGGAGATCCTGTCGGACGAGGACCGCCGGGTCGAACGCATCCTCCTGGAGCTGCGGCTGGCCGACGGCTGCCCGCTGGACATCCTCGCCCCGGCGGGGGCGCGGGCGGCGTCCCGCGCGCTGGCCGACGGGCTGCTGGAGCCCGGTCCGTACGAGGCGGGCCGCGCCGTCCTGACCCTCCGCGGACGGCTGCTGGCGGACGCGGTGGTGCGGGATCTGGTGGACTGA